The genomic region ATGCTGGGTTTGGAGGAGCTTGGctggtttctgtctctttgctgAGGGAGGTATTGAATCACAGCCTCTGATTGGAGGCcgacttctttctttttcctcagaTGTCTTTGTATCTGTCCAAAGTTTTCCAGCTACCAAGCCTTATGCATTTAGTTACCCTCAAGTGCCTGTTGAAAACTCCCCAACAGCCAGGTCAAGTTGGCTTGTTCAGTAATGCCTATTACACCTTTGTCAGGGAAAACTTCTGATTTCTAACCATAAGCCATGAGCCATCAGGGCTGTAGACGAAAGCCAAATCAGTTGATACTGCTTTTGTAGATTCTTGTGACTAATCTTTAACAAAGTGTTGTTGCATGTTTGTCTCTTAAATTGATATAAGAAGTTATAAAGTGTGGAAGTCTGATGCTAGTGTCAAATATTAGAAGATGGAGTTAATGTTCTATGATACCGAAGAAGACAATAAAATATGATTAATCACAGATACTTGTTGGTCTCAGCTTTTGTGCGCCGGCAACATCCAGTGGCCGGAGGCGTATTGTTTTCAGTCTGTGGccagaggtcaaggtcactgtgacctcaaacTATTTTTGTTGCCCcatgaaaatgttattttgagaACGCCTCGAGAGAATCCTTTCATATTTAACACAAATTATCACTTTGTCGGATTAACTGATTACATTTGGGTGATCAAAGGTCTGGTGGGCGAAGTGTTACGAGCACAGGGTAGACATTTTAGATTGACTTAAAATTACTAAATCAAAAAACTTGAGTTGCAGCCCTATAGcacaatttgatttatttgaaaaggttaactttattaaaacatCTACAAAAATAGACGACACAATGAATTACAATGGCTTCAAGGTAGCAAGCGTTCTACAGAGATACAGAAGACCCCAAATGTAACAAAGAGCTTTCTATATATTAGTAAAGGAAATTACAATTCTGTCCTTATTATGTACAAACTATAATGTTCAACTTCAAAGAATCTAAAAGGATGAAGTCAGACATCAAGGAGTGTCTaagtacatacagtatatatatatataaaaatagggGTTTAGTTGAActacagtgtatcaaaaatgacttaaaatgacacGACCATTCACAATTAGTAAACGTGGGACTTACTAATCTCCATCACCTCAGGACTCACAGTGCGATACAATCAGTAAGGTAGATGCATCGATTCTACCGCGGTCAGCTTAATGTACGAAACACAACGCAAGAGGCTGATGTtcacattcacactaaaaccAGTACCAGCATCCCGTTGCCACCGACTGTGCTCCTCGAAATGGTTTGATGAGTAAACATAAATTCAACACACTGACAGTTTCAGAACAAAAAAGGGTTTCATACATCTGACATGAGATGAACTGGTGGTTccattccattttcttttttccaaaaataatattttacatcCAATGGTTTGGCAACGCCTTGGTGGAGAGGatttaaaaaggcaaagagaTTATGTCCTTTTATAACAGACATCTTGCGATGAGTGTTCATCTCCACAGGCAGATCACTGAAGGTAAGATGCTTCAGAATCCACATCGACAGGAATCATATCGTATCAGGCCCCTCGGGCAGAAGAGTGTCATCGTGGCCGAGGGGCGGGTTTGTAGGATTTAAAGTGCAGCTGATTGTGGAATTTTACATCTATTCTTGCCTGGGTCAAAaccatacatgtgtgtgtatatatatatatatatatatatatttaaaaaatcaccAATACACCTGGAGATGCCCGGGCGGCTGTTGCTGCTGGCAGCTTTGTCTCTCTGCTCCAGTTTGTGCGTCACATCTGGATCGGCAGCGGCCGGCTCACCTCGTCTGAGCCTTTGTCCTCGGAGCTGAGACGTCTTCTTGGCAGGGGACAGTCTTTTCTTCTTAAAGATGGGGTTCGAGTACTTCTCTGACTACAATGAGGCATCTGTAGCAGAGAGAGGGGGCGACTGGTGTCTTCGTTTTGATGACGGGTCGTCAGATATAGTTCTACACTGCGGAGTTAACCGTCAGCCATGTCAGAGTGTTAAGATCTTCTCTTGTATTAATCTGTGTCGGAGATCATTGATCTCGCTGATGTAAAGTGGGCGATACATACTATTAATACTAAGacaatccctgtgtgtgtgtgtgtgtgtgtatgtctagaGTGAAGAAAAGTCATGAATCCTTACACCTGTTCATTTCTAACTTGCTGTGCTCACGGTAAAAACTATTTCAAACATTTTAGCTTCTGCAACTTCCTGCATTTTCTACAGCACTGAATCCCCAGTAAAAGAAACCCTGCTCGTACCTAAAGTATCTGAGAAGAGAGAAAGTTCCTATGCACACTGCACCCACCACCAACCACTGACATGTAGCTCGGGCTGTTTAGTATCTAAAGCTGAGATTAGCTTTGCTTTTGGGGTTGAGGTCTGAAGAGGAAATCAACCGAACCAGCGGTGCATCAGCCCCACCCCCCTCAAAAACTACTAAATAGAAAAGCGAACGACCCACTTCACCCTCTCATCTGTCCCTGCTGTGCAGCACCTCCACCACACTGACCCAGAAGCTAACCCCCTGCAGCAAGGACGCAAAAACGCACGAGAAGTTTCCCCTCTGTGACGTCCTATCTCATTCCAAAGATTCTCCGAGTCGCTCTTTACACCATGTTCATTGCGTCCTCGGTgaggaaggagtggatgtcgGCGAAGGATGGGCGGAGCTTGCAGTCTCTGTTCCAGCAGCTCAACATGAGCTCGTAGAGACCCTGAGGACACACGGCTGGCCTGCTCAGATACACCTGCAGGAGAGatagagcaggagagagagagaaacgaagGGGTCAAGAGATGAGTGACAGTTTTTTCAAAGTCTGGCaactttttataaatattacatCCAATAATAAGTATCCATCCAATATCTAAATTGcctatcctttgagggtcatggatggagctggagccaataaCCGATACATTGGGCGAACTTAGGGAGAACATATAAACTCCCCACAGAAAGACCCCAGCCAAACGATTtaaaccaggaaccttcttgctgcgAAGCCACAGTGCTAacaaggaataataataatgacatttaCTCATGAATGCAAGCTATGCATCATATGTGTTGGTAGATATGATGGTTGTGTTTGCTGATTTGTAGATAAATACGTCTTAAAATCAAGTCACAAAAGTAAAActatacaaatatttatctgTGAGGATCAACTTTGTAGCTTCTAACATCTTCATCAGCTGAACAGAGCACAGCCACTAGAGGGCATCAGGTATCTTGAAGTTCCAGTCATGTGAGGTTTTACGACTCTCAGTGACATGTATTACACTGTGAAGCCAAACTAGAGCCTGGTGAGAGAACATTTTAGAAGAGAAGAGTACAAACAGTAGATTCAACTATGAAGATGCTTATTTTAAAGTCTGCTTTCTGTCTTCTGGAAAACAAAAGAATGGAAATTAAAAGAAGTTATATAtcagctgctcctgtggtgtgtgtgtgtgtgtgagatgtacCTGTCTGCCCTGGTCTCTGAAGAACTCGCCAGCGTTGTCGATGACTTGTTCATCGGTGAGGTTGGAGTACGGCTGCTCCTGACAAACGCTCAGCATCTCCCACAGAGTGACGCCGAACGCCCACACGTCGCTGGCCGTGGTGAACTTACcctggacacacacaaccacacagatcAGCTCCATCGCCTTCAAGTATCAAAGTTATTCTCAAGACGTCAATTCTTGAtaatatcatttaaaatggaATCATGTCCCTTGTTCCTTCAGTAGTtaaattctcatcaataacttATATGAACCATCCTTTCCCGTCCTCTCACCATGAGGATACACTCCCAGGCCATCCATCGTATTGGCAGCACCGCTCTGCCCTGGATCCTGTAGTAGTCTCCTGCGTACAGATTCCTGCTCATGCCAAAGTCGGCGATCTTGATGCCGCGCTCGCCCCCCCGCTCTTCCCCGCTCTCGCCCTTCTCGCCTCCGACCAGGCAGTTCCTCGTGGCCAGATCCCGGTGCACAAAGTTGAGGGAGGCCAGGAACTTCATTCCTGAAGCAATCTGGCTGGCCATGGAGATGAGGGCTGGGTAACTGTGGGTAAAGACGGCAGATGGAGggaacaataaataaatcactaAATGGCCGTGTGTGcatttccatgtgtgtgtacgtgcagaCTCTAGTCTCACCTGATGGTCGGGGTGTTGTGTGACGGCCCCGTCTTATCCAGGAGCGCTCGGTGGGACAGATACTGGTTCAAGTCTCCACATTCCATGTACTCGGTGACCATGCAGAGCGGGtcgctgctcacacacactccgagCAGCCGGATGATGTTCGGGTCCTTCAGGCGAGAGAGGATCTTCACCTCCTTCAGGAAGTCATTCCTACGAGGGCGCAAGGGAAAAGTCAGATTCATCAGATCAGAGACAGAGGGATAAGGAAGGAGATAAAGCAAAGGACTGAGAGCAgatgaaaaaacacactttAGTATTCAAGCTTCATCAGGCAACACGCTTTACATTACTACTGAGTACATACCAACattacagagaaaaacatttccgATACCAATATATTGGCcggttatatatattttaaaaacgcAATGATTCCTGCGATGTCATTATCAAACCCATATGGATGTATGTAATGTGTAATGTAATTGATGcacaacattttacaattcAACCATAAACCTtccattaattaaattaaaagaaaaaaacgaatATATAGAACATATATCAGgataatacacatttttatcataaatctagaaacacaaatacacttattttctccattgtttattctgtaaattaGAACTTTCCATATCAGCGCCtgttgtcaaacacacacacactgacaccagtCTCTGTGAAACGCTCACATCGGCAGATTTTTGCCAGCCAACTGATAACTTGGCCGAGCTCTAGAATCAACACCCTGGTCTGTAGCTCTGTGGTTCTCCGCCCCCTCTGATTTGTTTTGCTGGTcaatatgtttgtgttgctcCAGCCCTCTCTGACCTTCCATATAAACCCTGCAGACAACGGCTCCTCACACACGGGCCGACTCTACCTGCCAAGCACAAACTGTGTGGAGAGCCAAAGTAAACAAGCAGCTGGTGAAGTGACTCTAACGTTTGGAAAACCACAGAGAGGCAGATACTTGTGCTCTCGGGTTCTGAGGGACCAAACCAGAGTACGAGAACTTTTGGACGTCTCTCCTTTGCCTCTGCAGGATAGGTTATGCAGAAGGAATGACGGGAATCTGATTACTGACACAGCAGCAATATAATATGATGGCTGGTTGTTTTGGAAgctgctgtctgtcctctgAAGGTCACATGTAACCTCAAAATCGCAGCTGGAAGTAAAAATCCTGGTACTTTCCCCCAAAATCACCTTCGGTATTAATAACCAAATATTGATTGACACCTCAAAGAAGTCTATCAAATGAACTCCTGTCTGTCACCGCTACATATTAGGCTGTAATTAACATGATACATTTATCAGTGAAGCAGCAATTTTTTGATTAGTTGTTGTTCAAAATACAATATAGAAATGCCAATTTCAACTTCACAGAGCCCAATCCACTGATCCCATGTACAGGTCAGTGCTACAGAGTGTTTTTATATATCAGAAATAATGTGAATGAAGTTGCAGCTTGATGAACTCATGAGAAACTGTGAGAGAGGAGATCAGCTGTTAGAAGAAAAACTGTGAATGAGTGCAGgctcagctgtggctgaggtcaCTGACCTGGCGTTCTTGGAGGCGTCTGGTCGCAGTATCTTCACTGCTACCAGAAGAGGGCGACCTTTTCTCACGTTGAAGGGGAACTCCAAGTTGGGAAGGTCCTGAGGGTTCTCGATTTCACACAGGTGCACCTTCAACCGaaaacatgcacacatcgtTAAAGCACAATtacccttacacacacacatacacacacagacatgcacacacggaAAATATTTTCAGATTATTTCTCACCTCCCCAAACTGCCCCTCTCCCAGTTTCTCCTTGAAGATCAGACACTGGCGCGGCAGCTCTGGCAGAGGGGTGGCGTCGGCCCCCGGGCTCGAGGAGGCCAAGGCGGGTACGGCGTACGTGTTGTTACCGCTGACACCCTGCAGGCTCACAATGTCTGCCTCAGCATAGTGGGGGACGCTGGGTGGGAGTGGTGGAGatacagggggagagagggaagggtaGGGAGGGGAGCCGGGGTAGGGAGGAGGCTCCTCGTGAGTCGGGGGGAAACCCTTCTCCATGTCCAGATCCAAACCACAggctggagggagaggagacagacaggatgGATGAATCAGAGGGATTATACCAAAAGAACTGGGTGATTAAAAACAGCTTTGCTTTGAGACACTTAATGAGTAAAATAATCAGATGATGACAACTTGTTATGAAGGGATAGTTTGGATTTGGGGAAATTCAATTTGACAATAACTAAAAAATTACTTTCTGAGATATATAGAAGTATAAATAGAAAGAAACTAGAATTGCCCTCAGTAGAGCAGATACATCCATCAAGGCCCCAAAACTCcacacactcaaagatatcTGAAGGTTCAGTCCAGTATGTTCAACTGGGATCTTAGTTAAAACTGATTCGTCTGTTACATCAAGCAGAAGCTCATTCTGTCACAGTGTTTCCTAACTTAATTAGAATCCACTGacaaaaaataactaataaataactaataaatgattaattaaaGCTAAGCTCAACACAACAATGAGCATTTGAACAGACACCAGTGTGATGACAATgatctaaaatgacagaaaccatttttAAGGGGGCATTAAatacactttggcttcacttttgtagAGCAGCCATGTTGTCTATCTTATAAACAGTCTTATGGGATAagtaaaaaagtaaagtaaaaacttTGACCTGCTGGTGGCACAAACTAAAAACTCAGGGGAGTAACCAAACTCAGTAAGATTCTCCacagttgttgagatatttcagttgACACCAAATGGTCATAGGGAAAGACACACACTGCAATCGACAGACCCACAACACAGGCCTGGGTAAACAAAGGGGTCTGAGTTTGtcagagtctgtgtttgtgttcaaattCCCCGAATACCAAACTTACCCTTTAGACAAAGCACGAGTCATTTCGAGTGgtgagtgaaggagagagactAACTATGTGAGTAAGAGGAGGAATGATGAAGGTCAGACACATGCAGAGTAGACTCATGCTACAGTGTATAGGACGTCTTCTCTTCTAGAGTGGACTACATGGGCGCCTGTGACACCCCTGCTCTGGATAGATAAAGACGAGAGTCAGGGGCCCCTCCAGGCTGAGGCGGCCTGGTCCAAGGTGTCTTACCCTGGGGCACATTGAGGCTCTTTTCCTGAGCCTGAGCGGTGCCGGGGACTACCAGGGGTCTTGAGCCTTTTCTGTGATCTGACAGGAGCAGGTGATAGGCTGGGTTGTTTAACAGCAAGGCTGGGAGGGCACACAcacgtaacacacacacacacacaaacaggcacaaGACGAGGTGGGGGTACACACGGGTACCATGATATGGATCACACACACGAAACAAAGTGGCACgtgacacaaaacacaaacacacaaaacaaaaacaataataacaaccgTTAGCATGACAATGTTAGCATATCCATTATTGTAAAAGGAGAGGAGGCGGGTTGCATTGACACATGGAGCACAGAACAGAAGAGTGAGATCAGGCAGAGTTACATCACTCAGGccacaaccaaacacaacacgaACCAGTGGAATAATGTTTCTGTTACTGGTGTTATTTCAGACTCTTACAGGCGCCCAGTAAAGACACATGCAGACCTCCTGTGGTGCATTGCAAGTGAAGGAatgccttttctttctttactcctctttttctcctccctcttttctttttcttcccttctctcgGAACAATAGCTCTTTTGTGCCCCCTCTGCGCTGTGCATCCTGTTAGAGACGCTCTCCCTGGCAGGGTGGTTTGATTTACTTTTGCTTGGTGTGGTGTGGTGAAACATCAGAATACCAGCGTTTTCTTGATTATGCATCGCCACAGTTTTCTTATTGATATGACCGACAGAGACCGCAGAAGCACAGACATGTGCATGCAAATTAACCAATCTGTCCAACCACATGCACCATTGTAGTAAATTAAATACTATATggatttttccacattttccactGACTCCTGCCAATTGTGTGCAGCTGGTTCTAGATCAGTGTCTGCCACCATGTATTCATCATGTGGTATGTTTTATTTGACGGCAGCATGCCgacatattttcatattcaagCTACTGAATGGGTTTTATGGAGAGAACCGCTCAGCTATAAGAAATGCATTGGACCCAGTAGCTGCCAAACGTAGCTATGAATGCACTctgtcgtttgtgtgtgtgtttaaattacCTGTGCTGTCTCTTTGGTCCCTTGGTCGGAGCAGGGCGCTGGGTTCCTGGTACTcgccctctccctccctgtcgtGGTCACGGTCGTCAGGGAAAGTATGGATGCGCTGGTAGCGGCTGgagtagctgtgtgtgttgttgatgaCCACATTGTCCATGGGGACTGAGAGGTGGACCCGCAGCTCGTCACCGGAGAGGCTACCCTGGGCCTGTAACGGCACATGTGATAAAAGTGCAGTGTTTGAATCCCTCAAGCAGATGGTGATCAAACAGTGGAATCAGCCTCTAATCTTCGAAACAGTTAGAGGTTAATGTGAAATGATTCTCCACATGGAGATAGAGGGGTCGTCTGCCAAGAGACGCACAGTTGTTATCTCAGCTCGACATTAATCATTTTAACTTGGTTAAAGGGGCAGTTTAACTTAATTGTATAGTTAATGACACTGAGCTTTGAGTCCCACaaactaaatgtatttttcctccATCGTAGCAGGTTTGTCTGATAAAACCAAGGCTCCTTGGTTAAATACTACTTTGGGTAAATAAGAACATAGTTGGGTGAAGTGACTCCTGCAGGTAAAGCCCAGTTACAACCAAATTATAACTCTAAATAAAGGTGGAATTAAAACATGTGTCACCTCAACTTTGACTGACCTTGCCCAGTATCTTTTTCCAGTACTGTCTCCATAGGATGACGGCTATCAcagccagcagcaggaggatgaTGCCCACcaggcagccaatcagaatTGCCGTATTACTGCTGTCATCCTTGGCCACAGGGAGACCAGCTCTAGGAGTCACAATCTCCGATCCTAGAGGAGGGAAATACAGGATGATGTGGCCGATGTTTTTATAGCTGCTTGAAGACATGCACTGTAGGCCAGATATTTCCCTGAacttttccagaggggctggatgtgagaaagcaaatgtcGGAGCCACTTGCTCCGGATATTTTGTGGACTTTACGTGCCAGCCCCCTGGTGAAATGTGTGTAAAATAACCGATTGAGAACACAGGAGGAAAATGTTCACAGTGAGCGCATGGCTGTTTTAATGGTTGCAAAACCTTTGATAAAAAAAGAGGTGTGATACACGCAGACGACgttgatgaagatgtcaacttgaaaAGAGAGCAGATGCTGGTGTTGatgttctgtaaaaaaaaatatgtaatttccAAAGCGTAATTCACACTTCATATCCCCCCCGGACACCACACCTTGTCTGATTGTGCCGCAGATATTCCGGGAACGGTTTCTggagttcatatctgaaaacagcttctgtgTATGTGCTTTAATTTAAGAAACCTGAAGGTATTCATGAGACTCATGTGATGTATGTGAAGCATTGTGCAGCACTGTCTATATGCGGTGACTGTTGGTGGGAGTTTCTGCACTGTTCACACTGAACATTGGCTCTTTTAgcgcagtcacacacacactagcatgGTTTCATCAGGCTTAATAAACATCTGATGGGGATTGTCTGCGTGAGCGTTCATCCAATCTGCCCGCTCATACCACAGGACTCTCGGAGCCGGCTGCATGAGAACAGAATGTGATCCCTGTTTTGCTTCTCAGCAGCTCTGTAGTTTACGTTTAATCAGAATCATGTagctgtttttctcctctgagGGTCAAGTGGGATATGTGTTATTTAAACAAGGGACGACAGAGTTAGAATCACATTCAGAGTAAAAACTGGCTCAGTTAAAAATACCAAAAATCAGGCAttgaatacaatacatggtgcGCTCATgtccatgcacacacaaatacacaccctGCAAGCACACACTTGTAGACATGCATTTTACCAGAGGAAATTTTCCACACCACATTTCTACAATAGCATACAACACATccatcactccctctctctctctgtcaattCAACACCATGCAGGTAATAAATAAACCCAAACAATGCCGTCCAACCACAGCCAGCAACAAGGACAAAGCAGCATACACGCCACAGAAAAACCATTTCCAGCCTTTTAAAAAGCCTGTTATTGTTTAGCTGAGAAGAAGAGAGCGATTcccctggagaaaaaaaaagcatgctGTTTGTTAGACCACAGGAAGCCAAGTTGTTATTGTACATAAATATAATGTACTATAACAGTGTTCGCCTTTTCCCTACAGCTGCACTGTATATCTCACACCCATGGGACAGAGGCCAGTGCCAAAGCCTGCCCCTGTAATCCCCCCTCCGTTATACTTCATACTCCACTGAGCAGTGGGACAGTTTTAAGATGCGTGAGGAGGACTAGAGAAGACAGAGCGAGCTCCCCTCCCTCAGTTCATcccatcagtttttttttagctctttCTCACCTGACAGCGTCCAGTTACCGGTAGTGTCCGTCATGAAGGTGGAGTTGATGGGGGCTTCTGGAGGAGCGAGGGATGGACAAAGGAGGAATGTGTGAAAAGCGAGGAGGACTCAAAGGAGAgtgatgaggagaggaaatCATGGATAGCAGAATTTGcgattatttattaaaagccAGACCAACacgttaaaaaataaaataatttgaagaTATTTATAACATTTGAACTCTATTTTCTAGGCAGATCTCTCCTGCACTTTAAGTACAATGAAATCTGTGACATAATCATCTGGCGTCAACTTTAGGTTTAGTCAATCTTGGCTCGCAGCCAAAGGATTTTAGGGTTTGTGATAAAGAGCGAGGCTCGTCTGATGTGGGCCCCCTTTGGCACCGCCTTTCCTTTTGGCTCTGCTTTAGAAACATGGCTTGGACACACTGCCAACATGCTCACACTCATCACAACTGCAGGGAAGGAGACGGGCATGGTGACAAGAGGTGATGAGGCCGATGAAGCAGCATGGTGGGTGATGAATGGATAAAACAGAGAGTGGAGGGATAGTAAAGAGAAGAAGATGTGGGggtggagagcaggaggaggagagtagcAGGACTCACCAGAAGCTTCAGCAGTGGAGTTGGTGGAGTTGTAGCTCATTGTGGGTGATGAGGACGTGTGGTTCacgggaggagcagaggaactgATGAAAGGAATCTTGGGAGGACTAGGAGGAAATGAATCAGGCACTGTGACATCCTCCTCAAACGGCTCTGGATAGGGAGGAAAAGAGACGTTTTAATAAGAATGAATCATGTTACATATGTTTAGGGGTTTTGTTCTCATGGCACAACACAACATCTGGGCGTCCTCAGCTGTTGGGAAACTGTATTTATGGTCACAGCTTGTTGCTTTAAAGACTTTTCATTTCAGGAGAACCAATTATGTTGTTTGTGACCAGGAATTAATGAGTGACTTATGGACAAATGTGAATGACTGTTAGCTCGCAAACCAAGTTCCGACTAACTGTTGCTGCTTTAatcatttacaacacatcagtgGTTTAACCGTTCATTGCAACAAAAAGTGTTTCGTGTGGTTCTCCTCATGTGATGCTCCAGAGGAAATCCCACCAAGCAGGACacagtctctgagtctctgacagaaaacatttaacaaacatGAACGAACAGGTCAAAATTTACAGAAATTCCTACGAAGCCGATCTGTCAAGAGGCCAAAGACATATTACGTGAGTTTAACGTGACCTTGGCCTTTCAAATATCAATCAGTAAATGTGTCTCTAGGCTGACATTTGtgacaaatttgaaaggattctatGGAGGTGTTCTTAAGATTATATGTTCACACGGAAAGAACATGGGTTTGCGAGGTCACAGTGATCTTGACCTTTGGCCTTGGACCACTCAAGTCTGATGGGTTCACctgtgagtccaagtgaatgttggTTCTAAATTTGGAAAGATTCCCTGAAGGTGTTCCTGAGATCTTGTGTTCACATGGCAAACATGTGGTTTGTGAGGtctaaggtcacagtgaccttgaccaccTAAATCTTATAAATTAATCTTTGTAAATGTGGATCAGCTCTGGTCGGTTTAAGTTCATACTGGATGATTTGGTCAATTTCATTATTGGAACGGGAACATTTATCACTGGTCTGGCAGGAGTCCAGCCACCCCACCGCTGCTGGGTCGAGTCTCCTCAGCCACCTGAGAACAGTGTGATTACCGAGCACTTTGCTGATTCTTATCACACCACAACTGACAGTGTGTTTGAGAACAGAGGACAGTTTAATTAGGCAGCAATCTCAGCTGTAGAGCAGCAGACCTGACTTCCAATCATTATCAGATAGGTATAATCTTTAGAGGAGATATCGAAACCCCATTCCCGTTCGCTGCACTCGGTGTGTTTCAGCCTTTACACTGGGAGATAGTAAGaacacggcagcagctggaggGACAGGCCGACGCTTTGAGCCAATAAACACTTTCTTATTCAGACTCTTGATACATTTGGAAATAGATTAGTAAGGTAGAGGGAGTTACGTTTGTGGAAGGCAATGTATTTACAACTTTCGACTTTTAGgatacacaaaaatgtgtttgtgtatcctAATGTGTTCCCCAAATCTGTATTCCATAAAGTACAGCATTACAATTGTGCCAGGGACAAGACAATATTGTTGAGAGTAAAAAATGCTGATTCCTTAAATCAATTAAGGTCTGAAAAGGGTCAGAGTTAGAGAACAAGTGTAGCTCATCAGATTGCTGAGTTTCACTTCACTTGACTTTGAGCATCCAAAGAATATTAATTAGTCGtacactaaagctgctttcagacatgcactgaactcattTTCCTGAAAATGTGCTAGTAAAATGTCCTGAAAATGCCAGACTACGAATATGTAAGAAtaaagcaggaaaatgtccagaatttCACAGCAAGAGagctgacattttgattacatttGGAAAAcgcaacagatgcaaaactggaaaaatacaaatatctgagGAGCCAAATACACGTAGAGACGCAGACAAAGACGTCAACTTGTAAAGACAACGAGAATCAAAATGATTACGTCGTGATCACCCAGGTGTCACCCCTCGCCTGAACGACCCGGACATTGTCCTGTTATTGTGAACGAgtctgacccggacaatctcctgctgtgtaagGAAACCTAATTTAAAATCTCTGTAATACATCAATCTGTTTTCAGTTATCTCTTCTTCTGTTGCTTGTGTctatattttgttattgtttagaCAATGTCAAACTTCTTCTGGACCTCCTTGAAAGTGGCTGCGGAGAAAAATGGTCTGCCAGAGTT from Pleuronectes platessa chromosome 10, fPlePla1.1, whole genome shotgun sequence harbors:
- the ddr1 gene encoding epithelial discoidin domain-containing receptor 1 isoform X1 — translated: MMYAGGRHCVSGQVTRCVVAAMALPSLRLFPVTVVTVLMVLVSSSEEHEWLFNPAQCRYALGMEDGTIPDSDITASSAWSDSTEAKHGRLSTGEGDGAWCPAGAVFPGGSEYLQVDLHKLHFLALVGTQGRHADGHGQEFARSYRLRYSRDGVKWMTWKDRWSQEVVSGNENTYDIVLKDLGPPIVARMVRFYPLADRVMSVCLRVELYGCVWDDGLKAYTAPVGHLMHPSGMSVYLNDSTYDGSTEQGMQFGGLGQLCDGVLGGDDFIKTKELRVWPGYDYLGWSREALGQGSVDIEFHFEKPRVFHNMQVHSNNRHTQGVRVFSKVECLFKPGILQPWSSPALSLPVPLEDLKDPSSRHISLPLGGRPAQILRCQFFFADRWMLISEISFLSEPFEEDVTVPDSFPPSPPKIPFISSSAPPVNHTSSSPTMSYNSTNSTAEASEAPINSTFMTDTTGNWTLSGSEIVTPRAGLPVAKDDSSNTAILIGCLVGIILLLLAVIAVILWRQYWKKILGKAQGSLSGDELRVHLSVPMDNVVINNTHSYSSRYQRIHTFPDDRDHDREGEGEYQEPSALLRPRDQRDSTALLLNNPAYHLLLSDHRKGSRPLVVPGTAQAQEKSLNVPQACGLDLDMEKGFPPTHEEPPPYPGSPPYPSLSPPVSPPLPPSVPHYAEADIVSLQGVSGNNTYAVPALASSSPGADATPLPELPRQCLIFKEKLGEGQFGEVHLCEIENPQDLPNLEFPFNVRKGRPLLVAVKILRPDASKNARNDFLKEVKILSRLKDPNIIRLLGVCVSSDPLCMVTEYMECGDLNQYLSHRALLDKTGPSHNTPTISYPALISMASQIASGMKFLASLNFVHRDLATRNCLVGGEKGESGEERGGERGIKIADFGMSRNLYAGDYYRIQGRAVLPIRWMAWECILMGKFTTASDVWAFGVTLWEMLSVCQEQPYSNLTDEQVIDNAGEFFRDQGRQVYLSRPAVCPQGLYELMLSCWNRDCKLRPSFADIHSFLTEDAMNMV
- the ddr1 gene encoding epithelial discoidin domain-containing receptor 1 isoform X3, producing MMYAGGRHCVSGQVTRCVVAAMALPSLRLFPVTVVTVLMVLVSSSEEHEWLFNPAQCRYALGMEDGTIPDSDITASSAWSDSTEAKHGRLSTGEGDGAWCPAGAVFPGGSEYLQVDLHKLHFLALVGTQGRHADGHGQEFARSYRLRYSRDGVKWMTWKDRWSQEVVSGNENTYDIVLKDLGPPIVARMVRFYPLADRVMSVCLRVELYGCVWDDGLKAYTAPVGHLMHPSGMSVYLNDSTYDGSTEQGMQFGGLGQLCDGVLGGDDFIKTKELRVWPGYDYLGWSREALGQGSVDIEFHFEKPRVFHNMQVHSNNRHTQGVRVFSKVECLFKPGILQPWSSPALSLPVPLEDLKDPSSRHISLPLGGRPAQILRCQFFFADRWMLISEISFLSEPFEEDVTVPDSFPPSPPKIPFISSSAPPVNHTSSSPTMSYNSTNSTAEASEAPINSTFMTDTTGNWTLSGSEIVTPRAGLPVAKDDSSNTAILIGCLVGIILLLLAVIAVILWRQYWKKILGKAQGSLSGDELRVHLSVPMDNVVINNTHSYSSRYQRIHTFPDDRDHDREGEGEYQEPSALLRPRDQRDSTACGLDLDMEKGFPPTHEEPPPYPGSPPYPSLSPPVSPPLPPSVPHYAEADIVSLQGVSGNNTYAVPALASSSPGADATPLPELPRQCLIFKEKLGEGQFGEVHLCEIENPQDLPNLEFPFNVRKGRPLLVAVKILRPDASKNARNDFLKEVKILSRLKDPNIIRLLGVCVSSDPLCMVTEYMECGDLNQYLSHRALLDKTGPSHNTPTISYPALISMASQIASGMKFLASLNFVHRDLATRNCLVGGEKGESGEERGGERGIKIADFGMSRNLYAGDYYRIQGRAVLPIRWMAWECILMGKFTTASDVWAFGVTLWEMLSVCQEQPYSNLTDEQVIDNAGEFFRDQGRQVYLSRPAVCPQGLYELMLSCWNRDCKLRPSFADIHSFLTEDAMNMV